The Niastella koreensis GR20-10 genome includes a window with the following:
- a CDS encoding alginate lyase family protein: MRKNGKTLYAGIALLALSTLMLKCKKQDESAQVQNPSPKEESTVNVAAITTFVHPSILNTQASLDQVAAEVNGGNDPVRLAAYNKVLDYINQNALPTQFYATVTVGSNGATTASKSQIRKDAILAYALALRWAKTGNSTYAQQAIAILNGWSYTFQNYAVLSGSNALQPSLEASWTTPSFVAAAEILRYYKAFGNGSGWADADINQFKNYINLVKNNYINNTPEYNNNWNASAGYARMCIGIFLDNTTVYQNGYNIIQSHLPIIIQSNGTIPEYCDRDDCVHFQYSLTAFAYAAELARIQGDNSLFTQGSNLLSKGYDYMLSAYNGADCAVCNTSSPVFPGTEVAYNYYKTANLKTLRELQDPLGWPNDRTFLGFTSYTHFNVPSL, encoded by the coding sequence ATGAGAAAAAATGGGAAGACCCTCTATGCCGGTATTGCATTGCTGGCATTGTCAACATTAATGTTAAAATGTAAGAAGCAGGACGAAAGCGCGCAAGTACAAAACCCTTCGCCCAAAGAGGAATCTACGGTTAACGTTGCAGCCATTACTACGTTTGTACATCCCAGTATCTTAAACACCCAGGCCAGCCTTGACCAGGTAGCGGCCGAAGTAAATGGCGGCAACGATCCTGTTCGCCTGGCCGCTTACAACAAAGTGCTGGATTACATTAACCAAAACGCATTGCCTACCCAGTTTTACGCCACGGTTACCGTGGGCTCTAACGGCGCCACTACCGCATCAAAAAGCCAGATCAGAAAGGATGCCATCTTAGCGTATGCGCTGGCATTGCGGTGGGCTAAAACCGGCAATAGTACGTATGCCCAGCAGGCGATCGCCATCCTGAACGGCTGGTCATATACCTTTCAGAATTATGCGGTGCTTTCGGGCTCCAATGCCCTGCAACCTTCATTGGAAGCTTCCTGGACCACGCCCAGCTTTGTAGCTGCCGCCGAGATCCTGCGCTATTATAAAGCATTTGGCAACGGTTCCGGCTGGGCAGATGCCGACATCAACCAGTTCAAGAATTACATAAACCTGGTAAAGAACAACTACATCAACAACACCCCTGAGTATAACAATAACTGGAATGCATCTGCCGGCTATGCCCGCATGTGTATTGGCATTTTCCTGGATAATACCACTGTTTACCAAAACGGTTATAATATCATCCAAAGCCACCTGCCCATCATCATCCAGTCTAATGGCACCATTCCTGAATATTGCGACCGCGACGACTGCGTTCACTTCCAGTATTCTTTAACGGCGTTTGCCTATGCAGCTGAACTGGCCAGAATTCAGGGCGACAACTCTTTGTTCACGCAAGGATCGAACCTGCTGAGCAAAGGCTACGATTATATGCTGAGTGCTTATAACGGTGCAGACTGCGCTGTATGTAATACCAGCAGCCCTGTATTCCCCGGAACCGAAGTAGCTTATAACTATTATAAAACTGCCAACCTGAAAACTTTAAGAGAGTTACAGGACCCATTGGGATGGCCTAACGACAGAACATTCCTGGGCTTTACGTCTTATACGCACTTCAATGTGCCAAGCTTGTAA
- a CDS encoding ABC transporter permease — protein sequence MFNNYFKTAWRNLLKYKLFSVINIAGLSVGITACLLILQYVSFHLSFDRFNVHANEIYRVTNDRYQNGKLIQHGTITYSGLGKAMQDDFPEVINHVRVEPAVGIMIKGDKKLGEQQGYAVDNSFLSMFSYPLIAGDKKNALTEPNTIILAETLARNLFKVQGNDFSTVVGQTMQKDNDPPYKITGICKDPPENSHLKFSYIFSYCTLYKTFGWKTSDYDFTDSDFWHYVQLKPGTNYKRLEAKLAAFSQRHFQGNKISGSEEKFFLQPLINAHLYSDYEYEIGTTTSARVVWSMVIIAALIILIAWINYVNLATAKAVERAREVGVRKVAGATKVQLIKQFLTESLLINLIALVAALILISLVQHPFNALIRQHLSLGYLFHNGLNGFNVISLLIALIVLSIFVSGFYPAFVLSSFRPIKVLKGKYFSSGKGTHLRQALVVFQFATTVALIIGSLVVYRQMRFISKQSLGINLSQVLIIKPPQLTQWDSTFIDRENALQNELKQISHVLNVANSGSVPGVEMSRSFDLSLVDGKNTEHYTTRRVGVSKEYIPVYDIKLLAGRNFDNTDYNPDPGKAHTVILNENVRKLLGFKTPQEAIGKRIHLQGRQWDVIGVIADFHQKSLRYPLEPLIMGPFFSTYSSLSVKVATKNIEQTMAAIKAKYDAFFPGNLFDYYFLDDKYNQQYADDVLFGKIFGIFSGLAVLIACLGLLGLSLYTTVQRTKEIGVRKVLGASVSNIVLLLSKDFIKLVLFAFIIASPVAWWVMNNWLNDFAYRINISAWVFVAAGLLAVVIALATISFQSVKAAIVNPVKSLRSE from the coding sequence TTTTCTGTTATTAACATTGCAGGGCTTTCGGTTGGCATCACTGCCTGTTTATTGATCCTGCAATACGTGAGCTTTCACCTGAGTTTCGACCGTTTTAATGTGCATGCCAATGAAATTTATCGGGTAACCAACGACCGGTACCAGAATGGAAAGCTGATCCAGCATGGCACCATCACGTATTCCGGTTTAGGCAAAGCCATGCAGGATGATTTTCCGGAGGTGATTAACCATGTTCGGGTTGAACCCGCGGTTGGTATTATGATAAAAGGCGATAAAAAACTGGGCGAACAACAGGGGTATGCTGTTGATAATTCTTTTTTAAGCATGTTCTCATATCCGCTTATTGCCGGAGATAAAAAGAATGCTTTAACTGAACCCAATACCATTATACTTGCTGAAACCCTTGCCCGTAATTTATTTAAGGTGCAGGGCAACGATTTCAGCACAGTTGTAGGTCAAACAATGCAGAAGGATAATGACCCACCTTATAAAATAACCGGCATTTGTAAAGATCCGCCGGAGAACTCCCATCTGAAGTTTTCTTATATTTTCTCGTACTGTACTTTATATAAGACCTTCGGATGGAAAACGTCTGATTATGATTTTACAGATTCCGATTTCTGGCATTACGTTCAATTAAAGCCAGGCACCAATTACAAAAGACTGGAAGCAAAACTGGCTGCATTCAGTCAGCGGCATTTCCAGGGAAATAAAATTTCGGGCAGTGAGGAGAAATTCTTTTTGCAGCCTTTGATCAATGCGCATTTGTATTCCGACTACGAATATGAGATCGGTACAACGACCAGCGCGCGGGTGGTATGGTCAATGGTAATCATTGCCGCATTGATCATTTTGATAGCCTGGATCAATTATGTAAACCTGGCTACCGCCAAAGCCGTTGAGCGTGCCCGGGAAGTAGGGGTGCGGAAAGTGGCCGGCGCTACAAAAGTGCAGTTGATCAAACAATTCCTTACAGAGTCTTTGCTTATTAATTTGATTGCGCTGGTGGCAGCTTTAATCCTGATCAGCCTGGTGCAGCATCCGTTCAATGCATTGATCCGGCAACATCTTTCACTTGGGTACCTGTTCCATAACGGATTGAACGGTTTTAATGTAATCTCTTTATTGATCGCCCTTATAGTGTTGAGTATTTTTGTTTCAGGTTTTTATCCTGCTTTTGTACTTTCTTCTTTCAGGCCGATCAAAGTGCTAAAAGGAAAATACTTTTCTTCCGGGAAAGGCACTCATTTGCGGCAGGCATTGGTGGTATTTCAGTTTGCGACCACGGTGGCGCTTATTATTGGTTCACTGGTTGTATACCGCCAAATGCGGTTTATTAGTAAGCAAAGTCTGGGGATCAATCTTTCGCAGGTATTAATAATAAAACCACCCCAGTTGACCCAATGGGATTCCACTTTTATTGATAGGGAAAACGCCTTGCAGAATGAACTGAAACAAATATCGCATGTGCTCAATGTGGCTAATTCAGGATCGGTGCCTGGAGTGGAAATGAGCAGGTCTTTTGATCTTAGCCTGGTTGACGGTAAAAACACCGAACATTATACAACCCGCAGAGTAGGCGTAAGTAAGGAGTACATTCCTGTATATGATATAAAATTACTGGCGGGAAGGAATTTCGACAATACAGATTACAATCCCGATCCCGGCAAAGCGCACACTGTTATCCTCAATGAAAATGTACGTAAGTTGCTGGGCTTTAAAACGCCACAGGAAGCTATCGGTAAACGCATCCATCTGCAGGGCAGGCAATGGGATGTAATAGGCGTGATTGCCGATTTTCATCAAAAGTCATTGCGTTATCCGTTAGAGCCGCTCATCATGGGGCCGTTTTTCAGTACCTATAGTTCGCTTTCTGTAAAGGTGGCTACGAAAAATATTGAACAAACCATGGCCGCCATCAAAGCCAAATATGATGCTTTCTTCCCGGGCAACCTGTTCGACTATTATTTCCTCGACGACAAGTACAATCAGCAGTATGCCGATGATGTGCTTTTCGGTAAGATCTTCGGCATCTTCTCCGGGTTGGCGGTGTTGATCGCCTGTTTGGGTTTACTGGGATTATCGTTATATACTACCGTGCAGCGCACCAAAGAGATCGGGGTGCGAAAAGTATTGGGCGCATCCGTTTCCAACATTGTGCTGCTGCTGTCAAAAGATTTTATCAAACTGGTGCTGTTTGCTTTTATAATTGCCTCGCCTGTTGCCTGGTGGGTGATGAACAACTGGCTGAACGACTTTGCCTATCGCATCAATATAAGCGCCTGGGTTTTTGTGGCCGCCGGTTTACTGGCAGTGGTCATTGCATTGGCTACTATAAGCTTTCAATCTGTTAAAGCAGCCATTGTGAATCCGGTTAAAAGTCTTAGATCGGAATAA